A DNA window from Agarivorans sp. TSD2052 contains the following coding sequences:
- the recB gene encoding exodeoxyribonuclease V subunit beta, with protein MSDVNVQAQTMSPLTSTNLDAFSFPLSGARLIEASAGTGKTYTIGAFVLRLLLGHERETGQGFTLQGQLTPLSIEQILVVTFTEAATQELRGRIREKIHEARIAFLRGESSDFFISKLLNEVSDHPLAAQRLLLAEQNMDQAAVFTIHGFCQRMLKQHAFESGLPFEMEFLTNEIHLRLQAVQDCWRQRFYPLPVPLISRIVQCWASPKQLHQEIGSLLNQSHFELQGVPDEQNLEAFFAQQIARIDTFKQLWKPAAIDIAELIATAPLNGNKFRKASVEKWLALINQFVDAPTDSDFLGKPLREALQKFTPDNLANGVKAKGQPPEHPAFVAIERLFDEEQSIKNLLLAQLLPQIRQRFSELKQQQQLLSFDDLLAGLAKALSTPQGGVLAKSIAELYPVAMIDEFQDTDPQQYQIFSQLYMGRPDSALMLIGDPKQAIYGFRGADIFTYMQARNNVTARYNLPTNWRSTGAMVNACNQLFEWHQRPFIYDDAIQFIAVDAAKKQLSGLQINGERQAAMQFLYQQNPDFVRGEDYINGQALECAQQIQQLLEAGQNGTATLGNQGKTVQAGDIAVLVRTRREGEKVASALAKQNIASVSLSNRDSVFESPEAYQFYLQLLACQEPHNDRKLRAALACKMLGLSLQELDDLNTDERCWQRYSQEFFDYQQLWQQRGVLAMFYRWMSQRAISERWISQSDNYGERLLTNLMHLAELLQNKSAELDGDAALMRWFAEQLLEPDGNADDQQLRLESDANLVQIVTIHKSKGLEYPIVMLPFILGFREASEALYHQDERFIYDLDGGEQAMEAACQERLAEDLRLLYVAVTRAVYCCYLGVADLKKGNAKKGDTDVHQSALGYLLQKNLPQPAGALVAILDNLSQHPDISWQAISEQVLAPYQPIGDEQASYAARQFTSQINRNWWLTSYSALSRHQGHQAGFDASSDMAWLDVAEGLASEELEPQSEQALTIFDFPRGAEAGTFLHLLFEEIDFQADIEEIRQALPTLLHTSSYNDVNLQGELIWLEPLAQMFQQVCATPLDDGGNTAAYSLSLLGAEQRLVEMEFFLPIADLQANQVNRLIRHFDPLSRRASALDFSNVQGMLKGFIDLVYQHNGRYYVLDYKSNYLGDKVADYQQQAMVEAMVEHRYDFQYQLYSLALHRWLGQRLPDYDYQQHFGGVYYLFLRGMSGEQLAEPAISRNGVYFSRPSVSFIHYLDQLFAGQALPTELPAIDNNEAAADE; from the coding sequence ATGTCTGATGTCAACGTGCAAGCTCAAACAATGTCACCTTTAACAAGCACCAATTTAGATGCCTTTAGCTTTCCACTGAGTGGCGCACGGTTGATTGAGGCCAGTGCTGGCACCGGCAAAACCTATACCATTGGCGCTTTTGTATTACGGCTATTGTTGGGGCACGAACGTGAAACGGGGCAAGGTTTTACCTTGCAAGGCCAACTTACGCCACTGAGCATAGAGCAAATTTTAGTGGTGACTTTTACCGAAGCGGCCACTCAAGAGTTGCGTGGTCGCATTCGAGAAAAAATACATGAAGCCCGTATTGCTTTTTTACGCGGTGAAAGCAGCGATTTTTTTATCAGTAAACTGTTAAATGAAGTCAGTGATCACCCACTTGCCGCGCAGCGCCTACTATTGGCTGAACAAAACATGGATCAGGCGGCAGTATTTACCATTCATGGCTTTTGTCAGCGAATGCTAAAGCAACATGCTTTTGAAAGCGGTTTGCCCTTTGAGATGGAGTTTCTCACTAACGAAATTCATTTACGTTTGCAGGCGGTACAAGACTGCTGGCGACAGCGTTTTTACCCCCTGCCAGTGCCTCTCATCAGTCGAATTGTGCAATGTTGGGCCAGCCCAAAGCAGTTGCATCAAGAAATTGGCAGCTTGCTTAATCAAAGCCATTTTGAGTTGCAAGGTGTGCCCGATGAACAAAATCTAGAAGCCTTTTTTGCCCAGCAAATTGCTCGCATAGATACTTTTAAACAACTGTGGAAACCGGCTGCAATCGATATTGCCGAGTTGATTGCGACAGCGCCACTTAACGGTAATAAGTTTCGCAAAGCCTCGGTAGAAAAATGGTTGGCCTTGATTAATCAATTTGTTGATGCGCCGACCGACAGTGATTTTCTCGGCAAGCCCTTACGTGAGGCTTTGCAAAAATTCACTCCAGACAATCTAGCTAACGGGGTTAAAGCTAAAGGGCAGCCGCCAGAGCATCCAGCCTTTGTGGCTATTGAGCGCTTATTTGATGAAGAACAGAGCATCAAAAATCTGCTGCTGGCTCAGTTGCTCCCGCAAATTCGTCAACGTTTTAGCGAGCTGAAACAGCAACAACAACTGCTCAGTTTTGATGATTTACTGGCGGGCTTAGCTAAGGCGCTGAGTACGCCGCAAGGTGGCGTGCTAGCGAAGAGCATTGCTGAGCTGTATCCAGTAGCCATGATTGACGAGTTTCAAGATACCGATCCGCAGCAATATCAGATTTTTTCGCAACTCTACATGGGCCGGCCCGACAGCGCCTTGATGCTAATTGGTGACCCTAAGCAAGCTATCTATGGTTTTCGTGGCGCCGATATTTTTACCTATATGCAAGCGCGCAACAATGTCACAGCACGTTACAATTTGCCGACCAATTGGCGCTCGACGGGCGCCATGGTTAATGCCTGCAATCAGTTGTTTGAATGGCATCAGCGGCCTTTTATCTATGATGACGCGATTCAATTTATTGCCGTTGATGCTGCCAAAAAGCAGCTTAGTGGTTTGCAAATCAACGGCGAACGCCAAGCGGCTATGCAGTTCTTGTATCAACAAAACCCTGATTTTGTGCGTGGTGAAGATTATATTAATGGCCAAGCGCTAGAATGCGCTCAGCAGATCCAGCAATTGCTCGAAGCGGGGCAAAACGGCACCGCCACATTAGGCAATCAAGGTAAAACCGTACAAGCGGGTGATATTGCGGTATTAGTAAGAACTCGCCGCGAAGGCGAAAAAGTAGCGTCGGCACTCGCCAAACAAAACATCGCTAGTGTTAGTTTATCTAATCGCGATAGCGTGTTTGAAAGCCCAGAAGCCTATCAGTTTTACTTGCAGTTATTGGCCTGCCAAGAACCACATAACGACCGTAAATTGCGGGCTGCCTTAGCCTGTAAAATGCTTGGTTTAAGTTTACAAGAGTTGGATGATTTAAATACCGACGAGCGCTGTTGGCAGCGTTATTCTCAAGAATTTTTTGATTACCAACAGTTGTGGCAGCAGCGTGGTGTATTGGCGATGTTTTACCGCTGGATGAGCCAACGTGCTATCAGTGAACGCTGGATAAGCCAAAGTGATAACTACGGTGAGCGCTTACTGACTAACTTAATGCATTTAGCCGAACTGTTACAGAATAAAAGTGCTGAGCTAGACGGCGATGCTGCATTGATGCGTTGGTTTGCCGAGCAGTTGCTAGAGCCTGATGGTAATGCAGACGACCAACAACTGCGCTTAGAGAGTGATGCCAATTTGGTACAAATTGTGACTATTCATAAGAGCAAGGGCTTGGAATATCCGATTGTGATGTTGCCCTTTATCCTTGGTTTTCGCGAAGCGAGTGAGGCTTTGTATCATCAGGATGAGCGTTTTATCTACGACTTGGATGGCGGCGAACAGGCTATGGAAGCCGCTTGCCAAGAGCGTTTAGCCGAAGATCTTCGCCTACTGTATGTGGCGGTAACTCGCGCGGTATATTGCTGTTATTTAGGTGTGGCCGATCTTAAAAAAGGCAATGCCAAAAAAGGCGATACCGATGTTCATCAAAGTGCCCTTGGCTATTTATTGCAAAAAAATCTGCCACAGCCTGCGGGAGCGTTAGTCGCTATTCTAGATAACTTATCACAGCACCCAGATATAAGCTGGCAAGCAATCAGTGAGCAGGTATTAGCACCTTATCAGCCTATTGGTGATGAGCAAGCGAGTTACGCGGCTCGGCAGTTTACCAGTCAAATTAATCGAAATTGGTGGCTAACCAGTTATTCTGCTTTAAGCCGTCATCAAGGCCATCAGGCCGGTTTTGATGCCAGTAGTGACATGGCTTGGTTGGATGTGGCTGAAGGTTTAGCTAGCGAAGAGCTTGAACCACAAAGTGAGCAGGCGCTGACTATTTTTGATTTTCCGCGCGGGGCCGAAGCGGGTACTTTCTTACATTTATTGTTTGAAGAGATTGATTTTCAAGCTGATATCGAGGAAATCCGCCAAGCATTACCCACACTATTACACACATCGAGTTATAACGACGTAAACCTGCAAGGTGAACTTATTTGGCTAGAACCCTTAGCGCAAATGTTTCAGCAAGTGTGTGCCACGCCTCTTGATGATGGGGGGAATACCGCCGCCTATAGCTTGAGCTTACTTGGAGCCGAGCAGCGTTTGGTAGAAATGGAGTTCTTCCTGCCGATTGCCGATTTGCAGGCTAACCAAGTGAATCGTTTAATCCGCCATTTTGACCCATTGAGCCGCAGGGCTAGCGCGCTGGATTTTTCGAACGTACAAGGCATGTTGAAAGGCTTTATTGATTTAGTGTATCAGCACAATGGCCGCTATTACGTATTGGATTATAAGTCTAACTATTTAGGGGACAAGGTGGCTGACTATCAGCAGCAAGCTATGGTTGAAGCGATGGTAGAGCATCGTTATGACTTTCAGTATCAGCTCTATAGCTTGGCTTTACATCGTTGGCTGGGGCAGCGTTTGCCTGATTACGATTATCAGCAACATTTTGGTGGGGTGTATTATTTGTTTTTACGCGGTATGAGTGGTGAGCAACTGGCTGAACCGGCAATTAGCCGCAACGGCGTTTATTTTAGTCGACCGAGCGTCAGCTTTATTCATTATCTCGATCAACTTTTTGCGGGACAGGCTTTGCCTACCGAGTTACCTGCCATTGATAATAATGAGGCCGCAGCGGATGAATAA
- the recD gene encoding exodeoxyribonuclease V subunit alpha, with product MNNLTATPSLSVTAWLQQLKQAGAISALDFHFAKSFASSEQSEALMVAAAIVSNELNAGHICVDMTTLVRRCQLLGACPIEQYQDSQFWLTLLSQSTSIQQVDSDLQANAAQAKPLVLQYQRLYLHRYWHYEQQIAQYFAHSESVCRFSPADITPRMQRLFSRDWAMLLKAKSRYSREQMAVYAEQFLDVYDPALLSNSAWLNQLTHISDQPSLTEFVHGIAASSRINWQQLAALQACYQPRLVISGGPGTGKTTTVTRLLALLQDLQLSAGKAPLSIQLVAPTGKAAARLSESIIGAKHQLNASEQTIATIPEQASTIHRLLGVIPGRAEFRHHADNPLALDMLVVDEASMIDMPLMVKLLAAMPKQARIILLGDKDQLASVEAGAVLGDLCAFISHGYSANLVAFLQACSGFNLAPQQASSPLAIADKLCLLRKSYRFDARSGIGLLAKAVNQGRAEQALELLQSQRADLPYQALNQGAYQDLLTRVMQGYQPYLVALQQGEAMEQVFAKFHRFQLLVALRNGELGVTGLNQRLEKLLQKQGLIALPASTDSVWYIGRPVMIEQNDHEQQLYNGDIGICAADDTGQLMVAFESANGLRWLLPSRLPAHQSVYAMTVHKSQGSEFHQVAMLLPPAKQALVNRELLYTAITRAKSTFSLYADPDSISAACRNKTQRRSGLVERLANGVE from the coding sequence ATGAATAATTTAACCGCCACACCGTCATTGTCAGTGACGGCGTGGTTACAGCAATTGAAGCAAGCTGGTGCCATTAGCGCCCTAGATTTTCATTTTGCCAAATCTTTTGCTAGTAGTGAGCAAAGCGAGGCCCTAATGGTTGCCGCAGCGATAGTTAGTAACGAGCTAAACGCGGGGCACATTTGTGTAGACATGACAACCTTGGTAAGGCGTTGTCAGTTACTGGGTGCTTGTCCTATTGAGCAGTACCAAGATAGCCAGTTTTGGTTAACACTGCTGAGCCAGTCAACATCGATACAACAAGTAGACAGTGATCTTCAAGCTAATGCAGCGCAGGCCAAACCTTTGGTATTGCAGTATCAACGTTTGTATTTGCATCGCTATTGGCATTACGAACAACAAATAGCCCAATACTTTGCTCACTCTGAGTCAGTTTGCCGCTTTTCGCCGGCAGATATTACCCCTCGAATGCAGCGTCTATTTAGCCGTGATTGGGCGATGTTATTAAAGGCTAAATCGCGTTATTCCAGAGAGCAAATGGCGGTGTACGCTGAGCAATTCTTAGATGTCTATGACCCCGCTTTACTCAGCAATAGTGCTTGGCTAAATCAGCTTACGCACATTAGCGATCAACCAAGCCTCACCGAGTTTGTGCATGGCATTGCCGCCAGTAGCAGAATTAATTGGCAGCAGTTGGCGGCACTACAGGCTTGTTATCAACCACGGTTAGTGATCAGTGGCGGGCCGGGTACTGGAAAAACTACGACAGTGACGCGCTTGTTGGCATTGCTGCAAGATCTGCAGTTGAGCGCGGGTAAGGCCCCCTTGAGTATTCAACTGGTAGCGCCAACGGGTAAAGCAGCGGCGCGCTTAAGTGAGTCAATCATTGGCGCTAAGCATCAACTTAATGCCAGCGAACAGACCATTGCTACGATCCCTGAGCAAGCATCAACTATTCACCGTTTATTGGGTGTGATTCCTGGTAGAGCAGAGTTTCGTCATCACGCAGATAATCCTTTGGCCTTAGATATGTTAGTGGTAGATGAAGCTTCGATGATTGATATGCCGCTAATGGTCAAATTATTAGCAGCCATGCCTAAGCAGGCGAGAATCATTTTATTGGGTGATAAAGATCAGTTAGCTTCGGTAGAAGCTGGCGCGGTATTAGGAGATTTATGTGCCTTTATCAGTCACGGGTATAGCGCGAACTTAGTGGCATTTTTGCAGGCTTGTAGCGGCTTCAACTTAGCTCCGCAACAAGCATCCTCACCATTAGCGATTGCCGATAAGTTATGTTTGTTACGCAAAAGCTATCGTTTTGATGCTCGCTCGGGCATTGGTTTATTAGCCAAGGCAGTTAACCAAGGCCGTGCAGAACAAGCGCTAGAGCTTTTACAGTCACAGCGCGCCGATTTGCCGTATCAGGCACTTAATCAAGGCGCTTACCAAGATTTACTGACGCGGGTGATGCAGGGCTATCAGCCTTATTTAGTTGCGCTGCAACAGGGCGAGGCGATGGAGCAGGTATTTGCAAAGTTTCATCGATTTCAGCTATTGGTAGCATTACGTAATGGTGAATTAGGGGTGACAGGGCTTAATCAGCGGCTAGAAAAATTACTACAAAAGCAGGGATTAATTGCACTACCCGCCAGTACCGACAGTGTTTGGTATATCGGTCGTCCGGTGATGATTGAGCAAAATGATCACGAGCAGCAGTTATATAACGGTGATATAGGTATTTGTGCTGCTGATGATACTGGTCAGTTGATGGTGGCTTTTGAATCGGCGAATGGTTTGCGTTGGCTATTACCCAGCCGCTTACCTGCCCATCAAAGCGTTTATGCAATGACGGTACACAAAAGCCAAGGCAGTGAGTTTCACCAAGTGGCTATGTTACTGCCGCCAGCTAAGCAAGCCTTGGTGAATCGCGAGCTGTTATACACCGCGATTACCCGCGCAAAAAGTACCTTTAGTTTATATGCTGACCCCGATAGCATTAGCGCCGCTTGTCGTAATAAAACCCAGCGTCGCTCAGGTCTGGTGGAGCGTTTGGCAAATGGAGTGGAGTAA
- a CDS encoding GGDEF domain-containing protein: MAQLSLSLKSYQRYRTDTAFLMLDIDHFKAVNDKLGHQDGDIVIQHVTKLCHLELREVDIFGRIGGEEFGIILNNTDIHRAQDVANRLRLSIDNTPCEVDDHVINATISIGVSQLEISDEQCKYVLIRSDKAMYQAKRRGRNRVVVYNE; this comes from the coding sequence ATGGCGCAACTGTCCTTATCGCTTAAGTCTTATCAACGATACAGAACCGATACCGCTTTTTTGATGTTAGATATCGACCATTTCAAAGCCGTTAATGACAAACTCGGCCATCAAGATGGCGATATTGTCATTCAGCACGTCACCAAGTTATGTCATTTAGAGCTTAGAGAAGTCGATATTTTTGGCCGAATAGGCGGTGAAGAGTTTGGTATAATTCTCAACAATACTGATATCCATAGAGCGCAGGATGTTGCCAATAGATTAAGGCTAAGTATTGATAATACTCCTTGTGAAGTAGATGACCACGTCATTAATGCAACGATCAGCATTGGCGTATCGCAACTCGAAATCAGCGATGAACAGTGCAAATATGTGCTTATTCGCTCAGACAAAGCGATGTACCAAGCTAAAAGGAGGGGAAGAAATAGAGTTGTGGTTTATAATGAATAA
- a CDS encoding PAS domain S-box protein, with the protein MNNSNLSSQQYFRILDSLPEHVFIFSEQGEYLSVFGGQENKVGSDCKEYIGRTLFDVMPADMASQFHQFITKTLDSNQSQTVKYHFNSQHLQDLPFGSEQHQDLWIEGIIKPFVMDDGKRVVIWTARNVTDKHYMEIKLKELSETDALTGDLKSSCFYGATVLIA; encoded by the coding sequence ATGAACAATAGCAATTTATCATCCCAACAATATTTCAGAATCTTGGACTCTCTTCCTGAACATGTTTTTATCTTTTCAGAGCAAGGGGAATATTTGAGTGTGTTTGGCGGCCAAGAGAACAAGGTCGGTTCAGATTGTAAAGAGTACATTGGGCGCACTCTGTTTGATGTCATGCCAGCCGATATGGCAAGTCAATTTCACCAATTCATCACTAAAACTCTCGATAGCAATCAAAGCCAAACAGTTAAATACCACTTCAACAGCCAACACTTACAGGATTTACCCTTCGGCTCTGAGCAACATCAAGATTTATGGATTGAAGGCATAATCAAACCTTTCGTGATGGATGACGGAAAAAGAGTTGTCATCTGGACAGCAAGAAATGTAACTGATAAGCACTACATGGAAATAAAATTAAAAGAGCTATCAGAAACTGACGCGTTAACGGGGGATCTTAAATCGTCGTGCTTTTATGGCGCAACTGTCCTTATCGCTTAA
- a CDS encoding helix-turn-helix domain-containing protein encodes MEDNSQNISTGTFEFKGINEREFRSMQIERIDSLLAYCSLNRNQLAKLSGISKTALYNKLDRDGSASFSSLDLFKIANALDLSIVYLLPLSQMERDMVKAPPVPASSIAFVDDMLGARPDDIEFLHGVHKLFKQYLQQRKN; translated from the coding sequence GTGGAAGATAATTCTCAGAACATCTCTACTGGCACCTTTGAATTTAAAGGTATAAACGAACGTGAATTTCGGAGTATGCAAATAGAGCGTATTGATAGTTTGTTAGCCTATTGCTCGTTAAATAGAAATCAGCTGGCTAAACTGAGTGGTATTTCTAAAACCGCCTTGTATAACAAACTTGATCGAGATGGTAGCGCTAGCTTCAGCAGCCTAGACCTATTTAAAATCGCCAACGCCCTCGACTTAAGCATTGTCTATCTATTACCGTTAAGTCAAATGGAGCGAGACATGGTAAAAGCCCCTCCGGTACCAGCCAGTAGTATCGCCTTTGTCGATGACATGTTGGGCGCTCGTCCCGATGACATCGAGTTTTTACATGGTGTGCATAAGTTGTTTAAACAATATCTACAGCAGCGTAAAAACTAG
- a CDS encoding PACE efflux transporter, which translates to MRQTADRVRHAIGFELIGLLGAMPLLSVLFGVDPMHSGTMGLFFSLIATGWNYFYNVWFDRYLQKRQGHGNKTQRQRIAHALGFELGLLVTTIPLMAWWLDVSLLSALIMDAAMIVYYLFFAYLYNLAYDKLFPIVGDSKLNQKVVSCSTQ; encoded by the coding sequence ATGAGACAAACCGCTGATAGAGTTCGCCATGCCATCGGCTTCGAGCTAATTGGCTTGTTAGGCGCAATGCCATTGCTGAGTGTACTATTTGGTGTCGATCCAATGCATTCGGGCACGATGGGGTTGTTTTTCTCCTTGATTGCGACTGGCTGGAATTATTTCTATAACGTGTGGTTTGACCGTTATTTACAAAAGCGGCAGGGCCACGGTAATAAAACTCAGCGTCAACGTATTGCCCATGCATTAGGCTTTGAATTGGGTTTGTTAGTGACTACGATTCCACTAATGGCATGGTGGCTGGACGTTAGTTTGCTTAGTGCGCTGATTATGGACGCCGCTATGATCGTGTACTATCTGTTTTTCGCCTATCTGTACAACTTGGCTTATGACAAGCTATTCCCTATTGTTGGCGACAGCAAGCTGAACCAAAAAGTGGTATCTTGCTCAACTCAATAA
- a CDS encoding NUDIX hydrolase produces the protein MEKQTLCKWHCFEVVRQLQQLPDQRQVPITTLQHPGAVVILAVDQQGNIIMERQYRSAIKDWLFELPAGTIEAHEQSEQGILACAKRELQEEVNMAAAEWHHLGKLYPAPGFCDEIQYLFVAKQLTAQAGQCDEDEFIEVLTMNSTEFEEGIVNGTINDAKTIACYSRAKLSGLLS, from the coding sequence GTGGAAAAACAAACCCTATGTAAATGGCATTGCTTTGAAGTCGTTCGTCAACTGCAGCAACTACCAGATCAACGACAAGTGCCAATCACCACTTTACAACACCCAGGAGCGGTGGTGATCTTAGCCGTGGATCAGCAAGGCAATATCATTATGGAACGCCAATACCGCAGTGCCATAAAAGATTGGTTATTCGAGTTACCTGCGGGCACCATTGAAGCCCATGAGCAATCTGAACAAGGCATACTGGCTTGCGCAAAGCGTGAATTGCAAGAAGAAGTCAACATGGCAGCAGCCGAATGGCACCACTTAGGTAAGCTCTACCCCGCCCCAGGCTTTTGTGATGAAATTCAATACTTATTTGTGGCCAAACAGCTTACAGCTCAAGCAGGCCAATGTGACGAAGATGAGTTTATCGAAGTATTGACAATGAACAGCACAGAGTTTGAAGAAGGCATCGTTAACGGAACCATTAACGATGCCAAAACTATTGCTTGTTATAGCCGCGCCAAACTAAGCGGATTATTGAGTTGA
- a CDS encoding M24 family metallopeptidase — MTIGVGGSSASEQLAKLSNMCSNIASISVSEYQQRQHKACQLMKQQDIAAIYLNAGTNLYYFTGLKWSASERMVGALLCANGQLHYIAPHFEQNSLRDFMLIDAPFHGWQEHQSPYQLFNQLCHQQQLSGNIALDPSAGFFLVDGLIKANPEQNFINGDVITQTCRMQKSAAEIALMQRAKDMTMEVQKAAAKILRPGISTTEVIEFINQAHQQVGASGSSFCIVLFGLASSFPHGVKEPQILQENDWVLIDTGCLLQGYNSDITRSYPYGEASEQQRQAWTSEQQAQLAAFEAAQIGQTCASVDAAARRSLEADGYGPDYALPGLPHRTGHGCGLDIHEGPYLVAGDNTPLAEGMVFSNEPMLVIPGHFGVRLEDHFYIGANGPVWFTQPSPSIDDPFAYHVS; from the coding sequence ATGACCATAGGTGTAGGTGGAAGTAGTGCCAGCGAGCAACTCGCCAAGCTCAGTAACATGTGTAGCAATATTGCTAGTATATCCGTAAGTGAATATCAGCAGCGTCAACACAAAGCCTGTCAATTGATGAAGCAGCAAGATATAGCGGCTATCTATCTGAATGCGGGGACTAATTTATATTACTTCACAGGCTTAAAATGGAGCGCTAGTGAACGGATGGTGGGCGCATTACTTTGCGCGAACGGGCAATTGCATTACATTGCACCACACTTCGAACAGAATTCTCTCAGAGACTTTATGCTGATTGATGCCCCGTTTCATGGCTGGCAAGAACACCAAAGCCCCTATCAGCTGTTTAATCAGTTATGCCATCAACAGCAGCTAAGCGGCAATATAGCACTAGACCCCAGCGCAGGTTTTTTCTTAGTAGATGGCTTAATTAAGGCCAATCCAGAGCAAAATTTTATTAATGGCGATGTGATCACCCAAACCTGTCGCATGCAAAAATCAGCAGCCGAAATCGCTCTGATGCAACGCGCCAAAGACATGACCATGGAAGTGCAAAAAGCAGCCGCTAAAATTTTACGCCCCGGTATTAGTACGACTGAAGTCATCGAGTTTATTAATCAGGCTCACCAACAGGTAGGCGCAAGTGGTTCGTCTTTTTGCATCGTATTATTTGGTTTGGCTAGCTCATTTCCTCATGGCGTGAAAGAGCCACAAATTCTCCAAGAAAATGACTGGGTACTGATTGATACGGGTTGCTTGTTGCAGGGTTATAACTCAGACATTACTCGCAGCTACCCCTACGGGGAAGCGAGTGAACAACAACGCCAAGCTTGGACCTCCGAACAACAAGCTCAACTAGCGGCCTTTGAGGCCGCCCAAATAGGCCAAACCTGCGCCAGTGTAGACGCTGCAGCTCGTCGCTCATTAGAAGCTGACGGCTACGGTCCTGATTACGCCTTACCTGGCCTTCCGCATCGCACTGGCCACGGTTGTGGCTTAGATATACACGAAGGGCCCTACCTCGTTGCTGGCGACAATACTCCGCTTGCTGAAGGAATGGTATTCAGTAACGAGCCGATGCTGGTTATACCTGGACATTTTGGGGTTCGCTTAGAGGACCACTTTTATATTGGAGCCAATGGCCCTGTATGGTTTACCCAGCCTAGCCCAAGCATCGACGATCCCTTTGCCTACCATGTTAGCTAA
- a CDS encoding GGDEF domain-containing protein: MTSVTVVSAVVLTLIRYFHGKQAALDCWIAACYAQVFGLLCLLLFEQATATTLLIQNGLFVGSFLLILAGHHHYLKLSFNRSVFGAMLALYCMVMFYYIMLEPSVKYRAVVFSVSIALCCLYSAYLYFRYWRQQRTHAIWLVISLYLFFASCLVIRAHITLQGTPEHQGLLLGVPALLSLALFIGSALQTYVFFFLLHWRQIIQLEQLANYDITGAMRRNYFIQQLTKLTTRAKFSGKEVTVIFIDLDRFKSINDLYGHDSGDKALMHFSHIALSNLRVGDLFGRFGGEEFVIALNEANVEQAYMLANRIRIQLNQQGLPTPKGQLFMSASFGVASSIDKPDISDLIKYADQAMYQAKNQGGNKVCQHRLSEAPASG; encoded by the coding sequence ATGACTTCTGTCACTGTGGTTTCTGCAGTGGTACTGACTCTTATTCGCTATTTCCATGGAAAACAAGCCGCCTTAGATTGCTGGATTGCAGCCTGCTACGCACAGGTATTTGGTTTACTGTGCCTACTATTGTTTGAACAAGCCACAGCAACGACACTACTTATCCAAAACGGTCTGTTTGTTGGTTCATTCTTACTGATCTTAGCCGGGCATCATCATTACTTGAAGTTGAGTTTTAATCGAAGCGTGTTCGGAGCCATGTTGGCACTGTATTGCATGGTAATGTTTTATTACATCATGCTAGAACCCTCGGTAAAATATCGCGCGGTAGTGTTCTCGGTGTCTATCGCCTTATGCTGTTTATATAGTGCCTACTTATATTTTCGCTACTGGCGACAACAACGAACTCATGCCATATGGTTAGTGATTAGCCTATATCTGTTTTTTGCCAGCTGTTTAGTCATTCGAGCGCATATTACGCTGCAAGGCACTCCTGAACATCAAGGTTTACTGCTGGGGGTTCCAGCCTTACTCTCGCTCGCTTTATTCATAGGTTCTGCACTACAAACCTATGTATTCTTTTTTTTATTGCATTGGCGGCAGATTATTCAATTGGAACAACTGGCCAATTACGACATCACCGGCGCTATGCGCAGAAATTACTTCATTCAGCAATTAACTAAGCTAACCACGCGGGCTAAATTCTCTGGCAAAGAGGTCACGGTTATCTTTATCGACCTTGATCGGTTTAAATCGATTAACGATCTTTACGGTCATGACAGTGGCGATAAAGCCTTAATGCATTTTTCCCACATAGCCTTAAGCAACCTTCGAGTCGGTGATTTATTTGGTCGTTTTGGCGGAGAAGAGTTTGTGATTGCACTCAATGAGGCAAATGTAGAACAAGCCTATATGCTGGCTAACCGGATCCGTATTCAGCTTAACCAACAGGGTTTACCCACGCCAAAAGGTCAGCTATTCATGAGCGCAAGCTTTGGCGTAGCAAGCAGTATTGATAAACCTGATATATCCGATTTGATAAAATACGCAGACCAAGCCATGTACCAAGCTAAAAACCAAGGCGGTAACAAAGTTTGCCAACATCGGCTATCTGAAGCCCCTGCATCTGGTTAG